The sequence below is a genomic window from bacterium.
CCGGCACCGGTCAATCGATCCGAACGAGGGTGGCCGGCAGGCAGCGAACCAACCGTTGGAGAGGGGTGATCGGCCCGGCGCCCACGCCGGGTTCGACGGCATGAAGTTCCACGACTACGACCTCGACGCGGGCATCTATGACGAGCTGTTCCTGAACGACGGGACGCCCCGCCCCCATGGCAGGGACCTGTACGAGACTCTCCTGGGGGCTTCTGACGACTACGTGAACGCGGTCGGCGAGTGGGTCACCCGATCCTTCACCCATGAGGGCATCACCTTCACCGTCTACGGCGACGACGAGGCCGACGAGCGCATCATCCCGATCGACTGCATCCCGAGAGTGATGGGGAGCTCGGAATGGCGAGGCCTGGCAAGGGGACTCGAGCAGCGCCTGGCCGCTCTCAACGCCTTCCTCCGGGACATATACGGCCCGGCCCGGATCGTCACCGACGGAGTCATTCCACCGGACATGATCTTCGGCTGCCCCCAGTACCGGGTCGAGATGCGGGGATTCGAAGCCCCGAGGGGAATTTGGGTGGCTGTCTGCGGCACCGACCTGGTCCGGACCGTGGACGGCTTCCGGGTTCTCGAGGACAACTTGCGGGTTCCCTCGGGTGTCTCGTACATGATCGCCATCCGCAAGGCCACCAAGTCGGCCATGCGCCGCCTCTATCGGCGCTCCCGGGTGGGCGCCGTGGAGAACTACGGACTCGTCCTCCGCCAGACCCTCCGCGAGATGGCGCCCGAAGGCTGCGACGACCCGACACTCGCCCTGATCACCCCCGGCGTCTACAACTCGGCCTTCTACGAGCACATGTTCCTGGCCCGCCAGATCGGCGCCGAATTGGTGGAGGGCCGGGACCTGGTGGTTGAGGACGGTTACGTCTACATGCGCACCACCACGGGTCTGCGACGGGTGGACGTCATCTACCGCCGGATCGACGACGACTTCCTGGACCCGCTCGTGTTCCGCCCGGACTCGCTGCTGGGCGCTCCCGGCCTGCTCCATGCCGCTCGGCTCGGCAACGTGTCGGTGGTCAACGCTCCGGGCACGGGGGTCGCTGACGACAAGAGCGTGTATGCCTTCGTCCCCGACATGATCCGCTACTACCTGGCGGAGGAGCCGATCATCCCCAACGTCGACACCTACCTGTGCCGCCGCCCCGAGGATCTGGAGTACACCCTGGACAACCTGGAGCATCTGGTGGTGAAGCGGGTGGGCGAGTCCGGCGGCTACGGGATGCTGGTCGGCCCCCATGCGGACGCCGAGGAACGCAACCGGTTCGCATCCCTGCTCCGGGAGGATCCGGCCGGCTTCGTCGCCCAGCCCACGCTGGCCCTGTCCCGGGCGCCCTGCCTCATCGACGGCCGCCTCGAGCCCCGCCACGTCGACCTGCGGCCCTTCATCCTGTCGGGAAGCGAGACCCGCATCGTGCCGGGGGCGTTCTGCCGGATCGCGCTGCGCAAGGGGAGCCTGGTGGTCAACTCCAGCCAGGGGGGCGGCGCCAAGGACTTCTGGGTACTGGAAGAGGACCATTAGGAATGTTGGCCCGCAGCGCCGAGAGCCTCTACTGGATCGGCCGGTACCTGGAGAGGGCGGCCCATCTGGCCCGGCTGATGCGCCAGCAGACGGAGTCACTCGTGGACAGCCCGGTTCGTGACATCTACTTCGGGTGGCACCGGATCTATGGCGCGCTGGGGAGGCAACCGCACCCCGGGCCCCTCGACACCGAGGCCGACGAGCAATACACCCTGGCCGACTCCTTCACCCTGGCCGACGACCTCACCTTCGAACCCACCACTCCCGACTCCATCAGGAACTGTTTCGCCCAGGCTCGAGAGAACGCCCGCCAGGTGCGCCACCGCATCTCGGCGCAGATGTGGACATCCCTCAACCGGCCATACCTGCGTCTCCGCGACATCGAGATCCAGGACATCTGGGCGTCTACGCCCGAGCAGTTCTATGCCGCAGTCGAGGCGGACATCGACACCTTCCGGGGCGTCAGTTCCTCCACCATGTACCGGGACCAGGGCTGGCACTTCATCCGGATGGGCAGCTTGCTGGAACGGGCCGAGCTGGTGGCCTCGCTGCTCAGCGCCCAGATCGCCGCGGTGCGGCTGTTCGATGTTCCCGCCGATGCCTACTGGACCAGCCTGCTCCGGCTGCTTCATGCGTTCGAGGCATACCAGCAGGGCGACGGCCTGGAGGTCGATCCCAACCGGGTGCTCGACCTGATCGTCTCCAATCCGCAACTTCCC
It includes:
- a CDS encoding circularly permuted type 2 ATP-grasp protein, producing MKFHDYDLDAGIYDELFLNDGTPRPHGRDLYETLLGASDDYVNAVGEWVTRSFTHEGITFTVYGDDEADERIIPIDCIPRVMGSSEWRGLARGLEQRLAALNAFLRDIYGPARIVTDGVIPPDMIFGCPQYRVEMRGFEAPRGIWVAVCGTDLVRTVDGFRVLEDNLRVPSGVSYMIAIRKATKSAMRRLYRRSRVGAVENYGLVLRQTLREMAPEGCDDPTLALITPGVYNSAFYEHMFLARQIGAELVEGRDLVVEDGYVYMRTTTGLRRVDVIYRRIDDDFLDPLVFRPDSLLGAPGLLHAARLGNVSVVNAPGTGVADDKSVYAFVPDMIRYYLAEEPIIPNVDTYLCRRPEDLEYTLDNLEHLVVKRVGESGGYGMLVGPHADAEERNRFASLLREDPAGFVAQPTLALSRAPCLIDGRLEPRHVDLRPFILSGSETRIVPGAFCRIALRKGSLVVNSSQGGGAKDFWVLEEDH
- a CDS encoding alpha-E domain-containing protein encodes the protein MLARSAESLYWIGRYLERAAHLARLMRQQTESLVDSPVRDIYFGWHRIYGALGRQPHPGPLDTEADEQYTLADSFTLADDLTFEPTTPDSIRNCFAQARENARQVRHRISAQMWTSLNRPYLRLRDIEIQDIWASTPEQFYAAVEADIDTFRGVSSSTMYRDQGWHFIRMGSLLERAELVASLLSAQIAAVRLFDVPADAYWTSLLRLLHAFEAYQQGDGLEVDPNRVLDLIVSNPQLPDSLSMSVLGLHRELSAIGLGPDRTATSQARIQADHLSDLLRSAWPGTADPEGLFAEFRDAIRRLHDLVTETYFDYPVMARPPRLGQFDQ